A genomic stretch from Bacillota bacterium includes:
- the dnaN gene encoding DNA polymerase III subunit beta yields MHFQCSLSDLLPAVNLVEKAVASQNDVPILTGIHIAAADSQVILTATNLELGIKSEFEAYVNRADKTVVDGKLLAAIIKKLPDQPIIFEIIDNQLIITAGNVEFALNVLTEEDFPELPQAEQVQFSLPANKLLKMIKNTIYACGKDDRRPFLNGILFETIDNQLNFVATDINRLSYYAVKLDTNVPNTEMLVPMKTMQELQRSLPNDTTPINISFGEKYLIFEYGANKITTRLIEDRFPQYRGLFPNHEPIQITVNRQMLIAAVERAALIDSDDGTQVVIFEAVDGVLEISTPTGSKGKSQEKLNVEHQGENGRAAFSAKYILDMLKAADAEQIFFHFNSDLQQCLMQADNDEDQKYILMPVRLSQ; encoded by the coding sequence ATGCATTTTCAATGCTCGTTATCAGATTTACTGCCAGCAGTAAACTTAGTTGAAAAAGCAGTAGCTAGTCAAAACGATGTACCAATCTTAACTGGTATTCATATCGCTGCAGCTGACAGCCAAGTAATCTTAACAGCTACTAACCTTGAGCTGGGTATTAAATCAGAGTTTGAAGCTTATGTTAATAGAGCAGATAAAACCGTAGTTGATGGAAAACTCTTAGCAGCTATAATCAAAAAACTGCCTGATCAGCCAATCATTTTTGAAATCATTGATAACCAACTGATAATTACAGCTGGCAATGTTGAATTTGCACTCAATGTTTTGACTGAAGAAGATTTCCCTGAACTTCCGCAAGCAGAGCAAGTACAGTTTTCTCTGCCGGCGAACAAATTGTTAAAAATGATCAAAAACACGATTTACGCGTGCGGCAAAGACGATCGCCGCCCATTCTTAAATGGAATTTTATTTGAAACAATTGACAATCAGCTGAATTTTGTGGCTACAGATATTAATCGCTTATCCTATTACGCTGTAAAACTTGACACTAATGTTCCTAATACTGAAATGTTAGTCCCTATGAAAACTATGCAGGAGCTGCAGCGGAGTCTGCCTAATGACACCACACCGATAAACATCTCGTTTGGAGAAAAGTACTTAATTTTTGAATACGGAGCAAATAAGATCACAACCAGATTGATCGAGGACCGCTTCCCTCAGTACAGAGGCTTGTTTCCTAATCATGAACCGATTCAGATTACCGTTAACAGGCAGATGCTGATTGCAGCGGTAGAAAGAGCAGCTTTGATTGACAGCGACGATGGTACACAGGTGGTTATTTTTGAAGCTGTTGACGGTGTTCTCGAAATCAGTACTCCAACCGGCAGTAAGGGTAAAAGTCAGGAAAAACTTAATGTCGAACACCAAGGGGAAAATGGCAGAGCTGCTTTTTCAGCCAAGTATATTTTGGATATGCTGAAAGCAGCAGATGCAGAGCAGATCTTTTTCCACTTCAACTCCGACCTGCAGCAGTGTTTAATGCAGGCTGATAACGACGAGGATCAGAAGTACATTTTAATGCCGGTTCGTTTGAGTCAATAG
- the dnaA gene encoding chromosomal replication initiator protein DnaA translates to MDQLRSIWNEVLKVMTSEVAQASFDAWLKHTKPSRLEGSTLYITVPNEFTRDWVEARYTLALRKTLRHIINENWELRFEVDAPQQAPEQPERREVLPEKKPAKPTSDQHPEPKDASILNSKYTFDTFVVGNSNRFAHAASLAVAEAPARAYNPLFLYGGVGLGKTHLMHAIGHYALEKDPDIRVIYITSETFTNDLIKAIGNKSMVEFRAKYRNADILLIDDIQFVAGKESTQEEFFHTFNALYEANKQLVISSDRPPKEIPTLEERLRSRFEWGLTTDIQPPDLETRIAILRKKADMEGIDAPADVLAYIANHVQSNIRELEGAFVRVVAYANLNRAPISQEIAVEALKDIIGTQKQKLITIELIQQVVANHYGIKVSDMKAKKRTRSIAYPRQVAMYLSRELTENSLPKIGEEFGGRDHTTVMHACDKIGKEIQQDPSLQLTVKELIDAIQSS, encoded by the coding sequence ATGGACCAGTTGAGGAGTATTTGGAACGAAGTACTAAAGGTCATGACAAGCGAAGTTGCCCAGGCATCATTTGATGCTTGGCTAAAACATACTAAGCCCAGCCGGTTAGAAGGCTCCACGCTTTATATCACCGTTCCAAACGAATTTACTCGCGACTGGGTTGAAGCGCGTTATACTTTGGCATTACGCAAAACGCTGCGCCATATTATCAATGAAAACTGGGAACTGCGTTTTGAGGTAGATGCACCTCAGCAGGCCCCGGAACAGCCAGAACGGCGCGAAGTGTTACCGGAAAAGAAACCGGCCAAACCAACCAGCGATCAGCATCCAGAACCAAAAGATGCGAGTATTCTGAATTCTAAGTATACTTTTGATACTTTTGTGGTCGGTAATTCCAACCGTTTTGCACATGCAGCAAGTTTAGCAGTAGCAGAAGCCCCAGCTAGAGCTTATAATCCTTTATTTTTATATGGAGGAGTCGGACTAGGTAAGACCCATCTAATGCATGCCATCGGTCACTATGCCCTGGAAAAGGATCCCGATATCCGCGTTATTTATATTACCTCCGAAACATTTACTAATGATTTAATTAAAGCTATTGGAAATAAATCCATGGTTGAATTTAGGGCAAAGTACCGCAATGCCGATATTCTTTTAATTGACGATATTCAGTTTGTGGCCGGTAAAGAATCGACTCAAGAAGAATTCTTCCACACCTTTAACGCTTTATACGAAGCCAATAAGCAGCTGGTTATTTCCTCAGATCGGCCGCCAAAAGAAATTCCTACCCTAGAAGAGCGACTGCGCAGCCGGTTTGAATGGGGATTGACTACCGATATTCAGCCCCCTGATCTGGAGACCAGAATCGCAATCCTGAGAAAGAAAGCCGATATGGAAGGAATCGATGCCCCTGCTGACGTTTTGGCTTACATTGCTAATCACGTGCAGTCCAATATTCGCGAGCTGGAAGGAGCCTTTGTAAGGGTTGTGGCTTACGCAAACCTAAACAGAGCACCGATTTCTCAAGAAATTGCCGTTGAAGCCTTAAAGGATATTATCGGCACCCAAAAACAAAAATTGATTACTATCGAACTGATTCAGCAGGTGGTGGCTAACCACTACGGCATCAAGGTTTCTGATATGAAAGCCAAAAAAAGAACACGGTCAATTGCTTATCCGCGCCAGGTAGCCATGTACCTTTCTCGAGAGTTGACGGAGAACTCGCTGCCGAAAATTGGTGAAGAGTTTGGCGGACGCGACCACACAACTGTAATGCACGCCTGCGATAAAATCGGAAAAGAGATCCAGCAAGATCCATCTCTGCAGTTAACAGTGAAAGAGCTGATTGATGCTATTCAAAGCTCTTAA
- the recF gene encoding DNA replication/repair protein RecF, producing MVIRKLHFSNFRNYQSLSLDLDPKVNIFVGHNAQGKTNILEAVYLLAAARSFRAAKDAEMIQHGQKYSLISGEVTIEAVHNLEVVLQRNAPKILRFNKKETPHRQFVGIFNVVLFTPDDLYLIKGTPGERRRFLDLEISQVDPGYRSLLLDYQKVLQHRNSLLKVAAFGNKDAGMLEVWDQQLVELGSRLIVKRAQMIHKLGLLSRLMHRRLSDGSEELMLRYLPFFASEPDVDQEYSLETVKERFDQALKSVKAAELKRGYSLVGPQRDDFQFLINRMDARIYGSQGQQRTAVLACRLAELEYMKSETGKYPAILLDDVMSELDELRRHFLVEILHKKVQTIITTTDISDFESSLVRGAAVFAVKAGQVQERR from the coding sequence ATGGTTATCAGAAAGCTGCACTTCTCAAACTTTCGCAATTACCAAAGTTTGAGTCTAGATCTAGATCCGAAAGTTAATATTTTTGTGGGCCATAACGCCCAAGGAAAAACCAATATTCTCGAGGCAGTTTATCTTTTGGCAGCAGCCCGGTCTTTTCGTGCCGCCAAAGATGCGGAAATGATTCAGCACGGTCAGAAATACAGTTTGATATCGGGCGAGGTTACCATCGAAGCAGTTCATAACCTCGAAGTTGTGCTGCAGAGAAATGCCCCAAAAATTCTTAGGTTCAATAAAAAAGAAACGCCGCACCGCCAGTTTGTGGGTATTTTTAACGTGGTTTTATTTACTCCGGATGACTTATATTTGATTAAAGGGACTCCGGGAGAGCGGCGCCGCTTTCTTGATTTGGAGATTTCCCAGGTCGATCCTGGATACCGCAGTCTGCTCCTCGATTACCAAAAAGTGCTGCAGCACCGCAATTCCCTTCTTAAGGTTGCTGCCTTCGGAAACAAAGATGCTGGCATGCTGGAAGTTTGGGATCAGCAGCTGGTCGAACTGGGCAGCCGCTTAATTGTTAAACGAGCACAAATGATCCACAAATTAGGCCTTTTAAGCAGATTGATGCATCGCAGGCTCAGTGATGGCAGTGAAGAGCTGATGCTGCGCTATCTTCCCTTTTTTGCATCAGAACCGGATGTTGATCAGGAGTACAGCTTAGAAACAGTTAAAGAGCGTTTTGATCAAGCTTTAAAATCAGTGAAAGCAGCTGAACTCAAACGAGGCTACTCGCTGGTTGGGCCTCAAAGAGATGACTTTCAGTTTTTAATCAATCGAATGGATGCGAGGATATACGGCAGTCAAGGACAGCAGCGCACAGCAGTCTTAGCCTGCCGTTTAGCTGAATTGGAATATATGAAATCGGAAACAGGAAAATACCCTGCTATTTTACTTGACGATGTAATGTCAGAACTTGATGAACTGCGCAGGCATTTTTTGGTGGAAATATTACACAAAAAAGTTCAAACAATTATAACTACTACTGATATATCAGATTTCGAGTCTAGCTTAGTAAGAGGTGCAGCAGTTTTTGCGGTTAAAGCAGGACAAGTCCAGGAAAGGCGCTGA
- a CDS encoding DUF370 domain-containing protein produces MFLHIGQEESILMKDIVAIIDIKAEKTSVYTREFLRTAAEEGFVKGEPEKPKSFVVTNNRIYLSPISASTLKKRVSDFLNL; encoded by the coding sequence ATGTTCTTGCATATTGGCCAGGAAGAGTCGATTTTGATGAAAGATATTGTAGCAATCATCGACATTAAGGCTGAGAAAACCTCCGTCTACACTAGGGAATTTTTACGAACAGCGGCGGAAGAGGGCTTTGTTAAAGGGGAGCCTGAAAAGCCGAAGTCGTTTGTCGTGACAAATAACCGAATTTATCTGTCGCCAATCTCAGCCTCAACTCTTAAAAAGAGAGTTTCTGATTTTCTTAATTTGTAG
- the gyrB gene encoding DNA topoisomerase (ATP-hydrolyzing) subunit B, which yields MQGVDVILKNNANTSNYTADKIQVLEGLEAVRRRPGMYIGSTDSNGLHHLVVEVVDNSIDEALAGFCDFISVEIFTDGSIRVTDNGRGIPVGIVEKTGKSAVETVLTKLHAGGKFGQEGGGYKVSGGLHGVGISVVNALSEWLKVDVFTDGKHYSQRYQRGTPETELQIVGATDKQGTQITFKPDAAIFETTEFQADTITYRLRELAFLNKGVKIHFIDHRDNKEVTYHYEGGIISFVEHLNRNKTALHDPVYFQDTRECELEVALQYTDGYSETIFTFANNINTQEGGTHLSGFRSALTRTLNDYARKNNLLKQNEDNLSGEDVREGLTAVISVKISEPQFEGQTKTKLGNSEVRGIVESIVSEHLSTYLEEHPTESKRIIEKAISAFRAREAARKARELTRRKSALEVSSLPGKLADCSFTDPKLCELFIVEGDSAGGTAKQGRDRRFQAILPLRGKILNVEKARLDRILSNAEIRSMITAFGTGISEEFDLTKLRYDKIIIMTDADVDGAHIRTLLLTFFYRYMRPLLEYGHVFIALPPLYKIEQRKNVYYCYSDEELDKLLEEIGRVGITIQRYKGLGEMDKQQLWDTTMNPETRIIQQLRLDDAIAADEIFTTLMGEKVEPRREFIEANAKLVTNLDV from the coding sequence ATGCAGGGAGTAGATGTAATATTGAAGAATAACGCGAACACATCAAATTATACTGCAGATAAAATTCAAGTACTTGAGGGGCTGGAAGCGGTAAGGCGCCGCCCTGGAATGTATATCGGCAGCACTGACAGCAATGGTCTGCACCATCTTGTAGTTGAGGTGGTGGATAACAGCATTGATGAGGCGCTGGCGGGTTTTTGTGATTTTATCAGTGTTGAAATTTTCACGGATGGCTCAATTCGGGTAACCGATAACGGCCGGGGAATTCCGGTCGGTATTGTTGAGAAAACCGGCAAGTCTGCAGTAGAAACCGTACTTACTAAACTACACGCTGGAGGCAAATTCGGCCAAGAAGGCGGCGGTTATAAGGTTTCCGGTGGACTGCACGGCGTAGGAATTTCTGTCGTCAATGCTTTGTCGGAGTGGCTGAAAGTTGATGTTTTTACTGATGGGAAGCACTATTCCCAGCGCTATCAGCGGGGAACTCCCGAGACAGAACTGCAGATTGTGGGAGCAACAGATAAGCAGGGAACCCAGATCACATTTAAGCCCGATGCAGCGATCTTTGAAACAACAGAATTTCAAGCAGATACAATCACTTATCGCCTGAGAGAACTGGCATTTTTAAATAAAGGTGTGAAAATTCATTTTATTGATCACCGGGATAATAAAGAAGTTACTTATCACTACGAAGGCGGGATTATCTCCTTTGTTGAGCATTTAAACAGAAATAAAACCGCACTGCACGATCCAGTTTATTTTCAGGATACACGGGAGTGCGAACTGGAAGTAGCCCTGCAGTACACTGATGGCTACAGCGAAACCATCTTTACTTTCGCCAACAATATCAATACCCAAGAAGGCGGGACGCATTTAAGCGGTTTCCGATCAGCTTTGACACGTACTCTCAATGATTACGCCCGCAAAAATAACCTGCTCAAACAAAATGAAGACAATTTAAGCGGTGAAGATGTCCGCGAAGGACTGACCGCTGTAATCAGCGTTAAGATTTCCGAACCCCAGTTTGAAGGTCAAACCAAAACAAAACTCGGCAACAGTGAAGTGCGGGGAATTGTTGAGTCAATCGTAAGTGAGCACCTCAGCACTTATCTAGAAGAACATCCAACCGAATCGAAAAGAATTATTGAGAAAGCAATTTCTGCATTTAGGGCGCGGGAAGCGGCCCGCAAAGCAAGGGAGCTGACCCGCAGAAAGAGCGCTTTGGAAGTTTCGTCGCTCCCTGGTAAACTAGCGGACTGCAGCTTTACTGATCCAAAGCTGTGCGAGCTGTTCATCGTGGAGGGAGACTCGGCGGGCGGTACAGCCAAGCAGGGGAGAGACCGGCGGTTCCAGGCTATTTTGCCGCTAAGAGGCAAGATTCTTAATGTGGAAAAAGCGAGGTTGGATCGGATTTTGAGCAATGCAGAAATTCGCTCTATGATTACCGCATTCGGCACAGGCATTTCCGAAGAGTTTGATCTTACTAAGCTCCGCTATGACAAGATTATTATCATGACGGACGCCGATGTGGACGGAGCACACATCAGAACTCTTCTCCTTACTTTCTTCTATCGCTATATGCGGCCGCTGTTGGAATATGGACATGTTTTTATTGCTCTACCACCGCTGTATAAGATAGAACAGCGCAAAAACGTATATTACTGCTACTCAGATGAAGAATTGGATAAACTTCTGGAAGAAATCGGACGAGTTGGCATAACCATCCAGCGCTATAAGGGTCTGGGAGAGATGGATAAACAGCAGCTGTGGGACACCACTATGAATCCGGAAACCCGCATCATTCAGCAGCTGCGTTTAGATGACGCTATCGCAGCTGACGAGATATTTACAACGCTGATGGGAGAAAAGGTTGAACCGCGGCGCGAATTTATTGAAGCTAATGCTAAACTGGTTACTAACTTGGACGTGTAG
- the gyrA gene encoding DNA gyrase subunit A → MNSEFREGKVVPVRLVEEMKTSYINYAMSVIVERALPDVRDGLKPVQRRIIYAMGELGMRHDRPYKKSARIVGEVMGKFHPHGDSAIYDAMVRMAQDFSYRYELIDGHGNFGSVDGDPPAAMRYTEARLSRLAAEMLRDIDKNTVDFVPNFDETVDQPAVLPSRFPNLLVNGASGIAVGMATNIPPHNLGEVIDGIIMLIDNPDVTIKELSRVIVGPDFPTGGLILGREGIKEAYETGRGRIFVRAKTQIEQMNSGKHRIIVTELPYNVNKAKLVEKIADLVRDKRIDGITDLRDESDKSGMRVVIELRRDVDPRVILNQLYKHTQMQDTFGVIMLALVDGEPKVLNLKQVLHYYVEHQKDVVIRRCRHELKKAENDAHIREGLLIALDHIDEIISIIRGSQNDQVAKQTLMERFELTERQAVAILDMQLRRLTGLEREKIEAEHAQLLQTIQRLRTILGDMNLVYNIIKEELMEIKERFSDSRRTMIVRDDSNLDIEDLIAEEDLIVTLTHQGYIKRLPVDTYRSQRRGGRGITAISNRNEDFVEQLFVTSTHNYVLFFTNKGRVYRLKGHEIPEAGRNARGVAVINLVHLEPGERIEATIPIREYADDWYLVMATKQGMVKKTALIEYDSTRTGLIGISLLEDDEVVSVKLTDGQQEIILTTAEGQTIRFSEDQVRAMGRNARGVKGITLDENDYVIGMDVVSNGEDLLVVTEKGYGKRTGIDEYRITNRGGKGIKTLNKTDKTGRIVGAKMVYENNEIMLISLEGIMIRMAVADISRLGRNTQGVILMKLQENDKVVAAAHLVGRDEEKI, encoded by the coding sequence ATGAATTCAGAGTTTCGGGAAGGAAAAGTAGTTCCGGTCAGACTCGTAGAAGAAATGAAAACATCATATATCAATTATGCCATGAGTGTAATTGTAGAACGAGCTCTGCCCGATGTGCGGGATGGTTTGAAGCCGGTGCAGCGCCGGATCATCTACGCCATGGGCGAGTTGGGCATGCGTCATGACCGCCCCTATAAGAAATCAGCTAGAATTGTGGGCGAAGTCATGGGTAAATTCCATCCGCATGGCGATTCAGCGATCTATGATGCTATGGTCCGGATGGCGCAGGATTTTTCATATCGCTATGAACTAATCGATGGGCATGGCAACTTCGGCAGTGTCGATGGCGATCCTCCGGCTGCAATGCGTTATACGGAAGCGCGGCTGTCACGGTTAGCAGCGGAAATGCTGCGGGATATTGATAAAAATACCGTTGATTTTGTGCCCAACTTTGACGAAACAGTTGATCAACCAGCGGTGCTGCCGAGCAGGTTTCCAAATCTGCTGGTAAACGGCGCATCAGGTATTGCGGTGGGAATGGCTACAAATATTCCGCCCCATAATTTAGGCGAAGTGATCGACGGAATCATTATGCTGATCGATAATCCCGATGTGACGATTAAAGAGCTGAGCCGCGTGATTGTTGGTCCGGACTTCCCAACTGGAGGACTGATTCTGGGTAGGGAAGGGATTAAAGAAGCCTATGAAACGGGCCGTGGCCGCATTTTTGTCCGCGCTAAAACTCAAATTGAGCAGATGAACAGCGGTAAGCATCGGATTATCGTTACTGAGCTGCCTTACAATGTCAACAAGGCTAAACTGGTCGAAAAGATTGCAGATTTAGTCAGAGATAAACGAATTGACGGCATTACCGACCTGCGGGATGAATCTGATAAATCTGGAATGCGGGTTGTAATTGAACTCCGCAGGGATGTTGATCCGAGAGTGATTTTAAACCAATTGTACAAGCACACTCAAATGCAGGATACTTTTGGTGTTATTATGCTGGCCTTGGTTGACGGTGAACCGAAAGTCCTCAATCTAAAGCAGGTGCTCCACTATTATGTTGAACACCAAAAAGATGTTGTAATTCGCCGCTGCAGACATGAGCTGAAAAAGGCAGAAAATGATGCTCATATTCGGGAAGGACTGCTGATTGCCCTCGATCACATTGATGAGATTATCAGCATCATCAGAGGGTCCCAAAATGATCAGGTTGCTAAACAGACGCTGATGGAGCGGTTTGAACTAACTGAGCGTCAAGCTGTAGCGATTCTCGATATGCAGCTGAGAAGATTAACTGGCTTGGAACGAGAAAAAATCGAAGCAGAGCACGCGCAGCTGCTCCAGACAATTCAGAGACTGAGAACAATCTTAGGCGATATGAATTTAGTTTATAATATCATCAAAGAAGAGCTGATGGAGATTAAGGAGCGTTTTTCCGATTCTAGAAGAACGATGATCGTGAGAGATGATTCTAATCTGGATATTGAAGATCTAATTGCCGAAGAGGATCTGATTGTCACTCTCACACATCAAGGCTACATTAAACGCCTGCCGGTTGATACCTATCGGTCCCAGAGAAGAGGCGGAAGGGGCATTACTGCTATTAGTAACCGCAACGAAGATTTTGTGGAACAGCTGTTTGTTACCAGCACCCATAATTATGTGCTGTTCTTTACCAATAAAGGCCGGGTTTACCGCTTAAAAGGCCATGAAATTCCGGAAGCCGGACGCAATGCAAGAGGTGTTGCGGTAATTAATCTCGTCCACTTAGAACCAGGTGAGCGGATCGAAGCTACGATCCCAATCCGCGAATACGCTGATGATTGGTATCTGGTTATGGCTACTAAGCAGGGCATGGTGAAGAAAACTGCTTTAATCGAGTATGACAGCACTCGCACTGGCTTAATTGGTATCTCCCTGCTTGAAGATGACGAAGTAGTCAGCGTAAAATTAACCGATGGTCAGCAGGAAATTATTCTAACTACAGCTGAAGGCCAGACTATTCGGTTCTCAGAAGATCAGGTTCGAGCCATGGGCAGAAATGCTCGCGGGGTCAAAGGAATCACTCTTGACGAAAACGATTATGTCATCGGTATGGATGTAGTATCAAACGGTGAGGATCTGCTGGTTGTAACTGAAAAGGGGTACGGCAAGCGGACCGGTATTGATGAATACCGGATTACCAATCGGGGCGGAAAAGGCATTAAAACCTTGAATAAGACCGATAAAACCGGTCGGATTGTTGGAGCTAAGATGGTCTATGAGAATAATGAGATCATGCTTATTTCCCTCGAAGGTATTATGATCCGGATGGCCGTTGCTGATATTTCCCGCCTTGGACGCAATACTCAAGGAGTTATCTTGATGAAACTCCAAGAAAATGATAAAGTTGTAGCAGCTGCCCATTTAGTTGGCAGGGATGAGGAAAAGATCTAA
- the yaaA gene encoding S4 domain-containing protein YaaA, whose protein sequence is MEKIEIKTESINLDQLLKWANIAASGGEAKQLIQSGEVLLNGAVETRRGKKVYRNDIVTVGDRTIKVI, encoded by the coding sequence ATGGAAAAAATCGAAATAAAGACAGAATCGATCAATCTCGATCAACTGCTAAAATGGGCAAATATAGCAGCCAGCGGTGGGGAAGCTAAACAGTTAATTCAAAGCGGCGAGGTTCTGCTCAATGGTGCTGTTGAAACCAGACGCGGTAAAAAAGTATACCGCAATGATATTGTGACCGTAGGCGACCGGACAATAAAGGTAATCTAG